A single genomic interval of Petroclostridium xylanilyticum harbors:
- the dnaG gene encoding DNA primase: MAQFYPEEVIQEVRAANDIVDIVSEYVKLKRVGNRFTGLCPFHKEKTPSFTVSPDKQLYYCFGCGAGGTVVQFIMSIERIDFIEAIKLLAERAKIRLPEGDYRGDEAKRFEKKQLILKINTEAARFFYRCLHSQEGENGRKYLRKRMINPKTATSFGLGYAPDSWDALIQYLKGKGYAIQDILDAGLIIENKNKNTYYDRFRNRIMFPIIDLRGNVIGFGGRVLDDSLPKYLNSPETVVFNKSRTLYGLNFAKNANKNELIIVEGYMDVISLHQNGIINTVASLGTAFTHEQAKLIKKFCQEAIIAYDSDAAGQAATLRGMDILTEEGCRVKILSLSEGKDPDEFIRAKGAEKFEKAIRESKSLIEYKINLLKAKYDINDIVQKVDFVTELANIFAKIDNAVERDAYIQKISEETKISSQAILAEIKKIISKNADKGNKSLKNTREIVPEPVAIVKNSSENNIVNTRLINAERMLINVLCYDKFVFNKVRELIRPDDFSDDLHVKIATIIYALREKDEAVDPAQIVSRFEGEEIKTATSIFQIEPNFEDNLKAAVELIETINKEKNMQKIKISLKEGNVEKLHTLLIEYKQK; encoded by the coding sequence ATGGCTCAATTTTATCCTGAGGAAGTTATACAGGAAGTAAGAGCTGCTAATGATATAGTAGATATTGTATCAGAATATGTAAAATTAAAAAGGGTAGGAAATAGATTTACAGGTCTGTGTCCGTTCCATAAAGAGAAAACTCCTTCGTTTACCGTTTCGCCAGATAAGCAGTTATATTATTGTTTCGGATGCGGAGCTGGAGGCACAGTCGTCCAGTTTATAATGTCCATTGAAAGGATAGATTTTATCGAAGCGATAAAGCTACTTGCAGAAAGAGCTAAAATCAGGCTTCCTGAAGGAGACTATCGCGGCGATGAGGCTAAAAGGTTTGAGAAAAAGCAGCTTATTTTAAAAATTAATACTGAAGCTGCAAGATTTTTTTATAGATGTTTACATTCTCAAGAAGGAGAAAATGGAAGAAAATATTTGAGAAAGCGGATGATCAATCCAAAAACTGCCACAAGCTTCGGATTAGGATATGCCCCGGATTCATGGGATGCCCTTATTCAATATCTAAAAGGAAAGGGATATGCAATACAGGACATTCTTGATGCGGGATTGATTATTGAGAACAAAAATAAAAACACTTATTATGACAGGTTTAGAAATAGAATTATGTTTCCGATTATAGATTTAAGGGGAAATGTTATAGGGTTTGGAGGTAGAGTATTAGATGATTCTCTTCCCAAGTATTTAAATTCCCCTGAAACTGTTGTGTTTAACAAAAGCCGGACTCTTTATGGACTTAATTTTGCGAAAAATGCAAATAAAAATGAATTAATTATTGTAGAAGGATATATGGATGTTATATCTCTTCACCAAAATGGAATAATAAATACCGTAGCTTCATTAGGGACGGCCTTTACGCATGAACAGGCAAAATTGATCAAAAAATTTTGTCAGGAGGCCATTATTGCTTATGATTCTGATGCTGCAGGACAGGCAGCTACTTTAAGAGGAATGGATATTCTTACAGAAGAAGGATGTAGAGTGAAAATTTTATCACTGAGTGAGGGCAAAGATCCCGATGAATTTATAAGGGCCAAAGGTGCAGAGAAATTTGAAAAAGCAATTAGAGAGTCAAAAAGCCTTATTGAGTATAAAATAAATTTATTAAAAGCAAAATACGATATTAATGACATCGTACAAAAAGTTGATTTTGTAACTGAACTGGCGAATATATTTGCAAAAATTGATAATGCAGTTGAAAGAGATGCTTATATACAAAAGATTTCTGAAGAAACAAAGATTAGCAGCCAGGCTATTTTGGCAGAAATAAAAAAGATAATATCTAAAAATGCTGACAAGGGCAATAAAAGTTTGAAAAATACCAGGGAAATAGTGCCAGAGCCTGTAGCAATAGTAAAAAACAGCAGTGAAAATAATATTGTAAACACAAGATTAATAAATGCTGAAAGGATGCTAATCAATGTATTATGTTATGACAAGTTTGTATTTAATAAGGTTAGGGAATTAATAAGGCCCGACGATTTTTCTGACGACCTGCATGTAAAGATTGCAACAATTATATACGCATTAAGAGAAAAAGATGAAGCAGTTGACCCTGCTCAAATAGTCTCCAGATTTGAAGGTGAGGAAATTAAAACAGCTACTTCTATATTTCAAATAGAACCAAATTTTGAAGACAATCTTAAAGCCGCAGTTGAACTTATTGAAACGATAAATAAAGAAAAAAATATGCAAAAAATTAAGATAAGTCTAAAAGAAGGGAATGTTGAAAAATTACATACGTTATTAATAGAATACAAACAAAAATAA
- a CDS encoding tRNA (adenine(22)-N(1))-methyltransferase gives MRIQDNLLKDQYTSSLLKLSPRLQLIANKVPVGARVADIGTDHAYIPIYLISKGIAEYVIASDIRKGPVEKAAANIKKYGLMHKIDVRLGNGLEKVESGEVDTIIIAGMGGVLITEILSVSEPVLRNVNKLILQPMIGHEEVRIWLSENGYKIVDEELASEGDKIYNVIVAEHGKEKIEKEIYHYIGKKLIEKKDPLLKKLLAIKINEMKKIIKQLQNNHSENALTRLADCQIRLKEYESINCLIG, from the coding sequence TTGAGAATACAGGATAACTTATTAAAAGATCAATACACTTCTTCGTTACTTAAGCTTTCTCCACGGCTTCAGCTTATTGCCAATAAAGTTCCGGTGGGTGCAAGGGTAGCTGATATTGGTACTGATCATGCGTATATTCCTATATATCTTATAAGCAAAGGCATTGCTGAATATGTGATTGCTTCTGATATTAGAAAGGGACCGGTAGAAAAGGCCGCTGCTAATATAAAAAAATATGGATTAATGCATAAAATAGATGTCAGGCTGGGTAACGGTTTGGAAAAAGTAGAAAGCGGAGAAGTTGATACTATTATTATTGCAGGAATGGGTGGGGTGCTCATTACTGAAATTCTGTCAGTATCTGAACCTGTTCTTAGAAATGTTAACAAATTGATCCTTCAACCTATGATTGGACATGAGGAAGTAAGGATATGGCTTTCAGAAAATGGTTATAAAATAGTTGATGAAGAATTAGCTTCAGAAGGGGACAAGATATATAATGTAATTGTAGCCGAACATGGAAAAGAAAAAATAGAAAAAGAAATTTACCATTATATCGGCAAGAAGCTTATTGAGAAGAAGGACCCTCTTTTGAAAAAATTACTGGCAATAAAAATAAATGAAATGAAAAAAATTATTAAACAACTGCAAAATAATCATTCTGAAAACGCATTAACACGGCTTGCAGATTGTCAGATAAGATTAAAGGAATATGAAAGCATAAACTGCTTGATTGGATAA
- a CDS encoding Nif3-like dinuclear metal center hexameric protein, with translation MVKCREIIEKIEKLAPLNLAESWDNVGLLIGDYQKEIKNIMVTLDVTLEVVKEAVEKKIDLIIAHHPIIFKPLKKITMDDYTGQMVCNLIKNDISVYAAHTNLDIAKGGLNDVLASRLQLNNVKVLKALKNVQLKKIVVFIPDGYQDAVREAMAKEGAGWIGDYSHCTFMTKGTGTFKPLEGTNPFIGKQGQVEKAEEYRLETIVPQDKVGKVIKAMLEVHPYEEVAYDIYPLEIEGEAVGIGRIGTLENEMTFSEFIKLVKNTLNIEYIKYIGNEKSIISKVAICTGSGADFISACVKQKADVYITGDVKYHEAQFAQQNGLNLIDAGHYETENIVVPFLMNYLNDTYQNKGIKIFSAQSNQGIFRIV, from the coding sequence ATGGTAAAATGCAGAGAAATTATAGAGAAAATTGAAAAGCTGGCACCTCTAAATTTGGCAGAGTCCTGGGATAATGTAGGGTTATTAATTGGCGATTATCAAAAGGAAATCAAGAATATCATGGTTACACTTGATGTAACTTTAGAAGTAGTCAAAGAAGCTGTTGAAAAAAAGATTGATTTAATTATTGCACATCATCCAATAATTTTTAAGCCATTGAAAAAGATAACCATGGACGATTATACAGGACAGATGGTTTGCAACCTAATAAAGAATGATATTTCGGTATATGCTGCACATACCAATTTAGATATTGCTAAAGGCGGCTTAAATGACGTTCTTGCATCAAGATTGCAGCTCAATAATGTTAAGGTGCTCAAAGCATTAAAAAACGTACAATTAAAAAAAATTGTAGTTTTTATACCTGACGGATATCAAGATGCAGTAAGAGAAGCAATGGCAAAAGAAGGGGCAGGATGGATCGGGGACTACAGCCATTGCACGTTTATGACTAAAGGAACCGGAACTTTTAAACCCCTTGAAGGTACTAACCCCTTTATCGGAAAGCAAGGGCAAGTAGAAAAAGCCGAAGAATACCGACTTGAAACAATTGTACCGCAAGACAAAGTGGGTAAAGTGATAAAAGCTATGCTTGAAGTGCATCCGTATGAAGAAGTTGCATATGACATTTACCCTCTTGAAATTGAAGGAGAGGCTGTTGGCATAGGAAGAATAGGGACTTTGGAAAATGAAATGACTTTCAGTGAGTTTATCAAACTCGTAAAAAACACGTTAAATATTGAATACATAAAATATATAGGAAATGAAAAAAGTATTATATCTAAGGTTGCAATTTGTACAGGAAGTGGGGCGGATTTTATATCTGCCTGTGTAAAACAAAAAGCTGATGTATATATCACTGGGGATGTTAAATATCACGAAGCGCAATTTGCACAGCAGAACGGACTCAATTTAATTGATGCCGGACATTATGAAACTGAAAATATTGTTGTTCCATTTTTAATGAATTATTTAAATGATACATACCAAAATAAAGGTATTAAAATTTTTTCGGCTCAATCAAATCAGGGTATTTTTAGAATAGTATGA
- a CDS encoding helix-turn-helix domain-containing protein, translated as MLGSKIRELRQRNGMTLNELAEKTQFTASYLSQIERELIDPSLSALRKISNAFGVSVHYFLADEVKDHVLIKANQRKRLGLPNSSIIYEFITPIADISSKTKMDIIYFELEPESWSSEESLIHTSDECILVLKGTIEVSVGDSKYVLNEGDSLYIRENSYHRLFNPSKEKAVGISTICPALY; from the coding sequence ATGTTAGGCTCAAAAATTAGAGAACTACGTCAGCGAAATGGGATGACTTTAAATGAGCTAGCCGAGAAAACACAGTTTACAGCCAGTTATCTCTCGCAGATTGAAAGAGAGCTAATTGATCCTTCTTTATCCGCACTAAGGAAAATTTCAAATGCTTTTGGTGTTTCAGTGCACTACTTTCTGGCAGATGAAGTTAAAGACCATGTATTAATTAAGGCGAATCAAAGAAAAAGGCTGGGCCTTCCTAACAGTAGCATTATATATGAGTTTATAACGCCAATTGCAGATATATCATCAAAAACAAAGATGGACATAATATATTTCGAGTTGGAACCCGAAAGCTGGAGCAGTGAGGAATCCTTGATCCATACCTCAGATGAATGCATACTGGTCTTAAAAGGAACAATTGAAGTAAGTGTTGGAGATAGTAAATACGTTTTAAATGAAGGAGATAGTTTATATATAAGAGAAAACTCATACCATAGATTGTTTAATCCTAGCAAAGAAAAAGCAGTAGGGATAAGCACCATATGCCCTGCTTTATATTAG
- a CDS encoding deoxyguanosinetriphosphate triphosphohydrolase has translation MNIREHTEYIEEQILSPHAQLSSKSKGRARPERKCEIRTDFQRDRDRIIHSKSFRRLKHKTQVFITPEGDHYRTRLTHTLEVAQIARTIARALRLNEDLTEAIALGHDLGHTPFGHAGEFVLDSICPYGFKHYEQSLRVVDVLENGKGINLTAEVRDGIVNHTGENKAMTLEGQIIKYADRIAYINHDIDDAIRGGVIAKESIPKHCLEILGKTHAERINTMISDIIYESASKDMLSMSKDVYQATMDLRKFMFDNVYIGSIAKKEEQKAQNIVSELYNYFVKHPESLPDELQVCLENSDIHRVVCDYIAGMTDRYAIHKFYEIFIPASWRKA, from the coding sequence ATGAATATTCGCGAACACACAGAGTATATTGAGGAACAAATACTATCCCCCCATGCACAACTGAGTTCAAAGAGCAAAGGTAGAGCCAGGCCGGAACGCAAATGTGAGATAAGAACCGATTTTCAAAGAGATAGGGATAGAATCATTCATTCAAAATCTTTTAGAAGGTTAAAACATAAGACACAAGTATTTATTACTCCTGAAGGCGACCACTACAGAACGAGGCTTACCCATACTTTAGAAGTTGCACAAATTGCCCGGACGATAGCAAGAGCTTTGAGATTGAATGAAGACCTGACGGAAGCAATTGCCTTAGGCCATGATTTGGGGCATACCCCTTTTGGTCATGCGGGTGAATTTGTATTAGATAGTATTTGTCCCTATGGCTTTAAGCACTATGAGCAAAGCTTAAGAGTTGTAGATGTTTTAGAAAATGGCAAGGGAATCAATTTAACCGCAGAAGTAAGAGATGGTATTGTAAATCATACAGGAGAAAATAAGGCTATGACCCTAGAAGGACAAATTATAAAGTATGCTGACAGGATTGCTTATATTAATCATGACATTGATGATGCGATCCGGGGAGGGGTCATCGCTAAAGAAAGCATACCAAAGCATTGTTTGGAAATCCTGGGTAAAACCCATGCAGAGAGGATTAATACGATGATTTCAGATATTATATATGAAAGTGCAAGTAAAGATATGCTTAGCATGAGTAAGGATGTATATCAGGCTACTATGGATTTACGCAAGTTTATGTTTGATAATGTTTATATTGGCTCTATTGCAAAAAAAGAAGAGCAAAAAGCACAAAATATAGTAAGCGAATTATATAATTATTTTGTTAAACACCCGGAAAGTCTGCCGGATGAGTTGCAGGTTTGCCTGGAAAACTCAGATATACATAGAGTTGTATGCGATTATATAGCGGGTATGACAGATAGGTACGCAATTCATAAATTTTATGAGATATTTATCCCTGCTTCCTGGAGAAAAGCATAA
- a CDS encoding DUF819 domain-containing protein translates to MEPMLNSTISLLAVMFMTISIGLYLSKHKPFTSFGPAIIVIVIGIILSNFKIVPTWADVYGVMFEYAIPLSIAIMLLGVDLSGMLKLSKQPLLAMFFAVVSVSIAALVGGIFMAGQIPEGWKVAGMFVGTYTGGSSNLTAIGTALQASPETFAAANAADYVVGIPSLVLLMSAPAFMKNSKWFNKVWPYKLTDEELELEGGHDFMQAKEWSINDIAWLLGIGFAIVFASTALAQLFPADLTSVMKIILITTISIIVAQFKVVRNLRGKMDLGLYVALFFLVIIGFMVDIRQFFSSTITISIYCTIVILGSLALHLLLCRLAKIKYQYVGISIMASIADGTTAALMAASGKWESLISIAVVLGIIGNAVGNYVGITIGYLIKGIIGM, encoded by the coding sequence ATGGAACCGATGTTGAATTCAACGATAAGCTTATTGGCCGTAATGTTCATGACAATAAGCATTGGACTTTATCTTAGCAAGCACAAACCTTTTACTTCTTTTGGACCTGCAATTATAGTTATAGTTATAGGTATTATACTATCTAATTTTAAGATAGTACCAACCTGGGCAGATGTGTACGGAGTTATGTTTGAATATGCAATACCGCTATCAATAGCTATTATGCTTTTAGGTGTGGATCTTAGCGGTATGTTGAAGCTTTCAAAGCAACCGCTTCTAGCAATGTTTTTTGCAGTTGTAAGCGTTTCTATAGCCGCACTAGTTGGTGGAATATTTATGGCAGGACAGATTCCGGAAGGGTGGAAGGTAGCAGGTATGTTCGTGGGTACATACACAGGAGGCAGCTCAAACCTTACAGCTATAGGAACTGCTCTTCAAGCTTCGCCGGAGACTTTTGCTGCAGCAAATGCTGCTGACTATGTAGTTGGTATTCCAAGCCTTGTACTTCTGATGTCAGCTCCTGCATTTATGAAAAACTCCAAGTGGTTTAACAAGGTATGGCCTTATAAGCTAACTGATGAAGAGCTTGAGCTTGAAGGTGGCCATGACTTTATGCAGGCTAAGGAATGGAGCATAAACGATATAGCGTGGTTACTTGGAATAGGTTTTGCCATCGTATTTGCTTCAACAGCTTTAGCACAACTCTTTCCCGCAGACCTTACAAGTGTGATGAAAATAATATTAATAACTACAATTTCAATTATAGTGGCACAATTTAAAGTAGTTAGGAATCTTAGAGGTAAAATGGACCTTGGACTATATGTAGCGTTATTCTTCCTCGTTATTATTGGATTTATGGTAGATATAAGACAGTTTTTCAGTTCAACTATAACTATTTCAATATACTGTACAATAGTTATATTGGGCTCCCTGGCTTTACATTTACTGCTATGCAGACTTGCAAAGATTAAGTATCAGTATGTGGGTATTTCAATAATGGCATCAATTGCAGACGGTACTACAGCAGCCCTGATGGCTGCAAGCGGAAAATGGGAATCACTTATTAGTATCGCAGTTGTTTTAGGTATAATAGGAAACGCTGTAGGTAATTATGTTGGCATAACTATTGGATACCTTATTAAAGGCATAATAGGCATGTAG
- a CDS encoding TSUP family transporter: protein MGFSLTTASGNAKIVNLSSNIAAVITFLMNGKVMFIVGIPAALCCILGHWVGSGLAIKNGAKVIRPAFIGVLAILFIKIGMDLIK from the coding sequence ATGGGTTTTAGCCTTACAACAGCTTCAGGAAATGCAAAAATTGTTAATTTGTCTTCCAATATTGCGGCAGTGATAACGTTTTTAATGAATGGAAAGGTAATGTTTATAGTTGGTATTCCTGCTGCATTGTGCTGTATTCTGGGACACTGGGTAGGTTCAGGCTTAGCTATAAAAAACGGGGCTAAAGTTATACGTCCGGCATTCATAGGTGTTTTAGCGATTTTATTTATTAAAATAGGAATGGATCTTATTAAGTAA
- the rpoD gene encoding RNA polymerase sigma factor RpoD: protein MKSTESKKAIIKELVDRGKSKGMLTYKEIMDTLEEIELDPDQIEKVYETIENMGIEIVGDIEQELEDIQITEEDLDLSIPEGISIDDPVRMYLKEIGKVPLLTPEEEIELAQRMEKGDQEAKRRLAEANLRLVVSIAKRYVGRGMLFLDLIQEGNLGLIKAVEKFDYKKGYKFSTYATWWIRQAITRAIADQARTIRIPVHMVETINKLIRVSRQLLQELGREPQPEEIAKEMGMSIDKVREIMKIAQEPVSLETPIGEEEDSHLGDFIPDDDAPAPAEAASFTLLKEQLIDVLDTLTPREEKVLRLRFGLDDGRARTLEEVGKEFNVTRERIRQIEAKALRKLRHPSRSKKLKDYLD, encoded by the coding sequence ATGAAATCAACTGAAAGCAAAAAAGCTATCATCAAAGAGTTGGTAGATAGAGGAAAAAGCAAGGGAATGCTTACCTATAAAGAAATAATGGATACCCTTGAGGAAATTGAACTGGATCCAGATCAAATAGAGAAAGTTTATGAAACGATTGAAAATATGGGTATTGAAATTGTTGGAGATATAGAGCAGGAGTTGGAAGACATTCAGATTACTGAAGAAGATCTGGATTTAAGTATTCCTGAAGGGATAAGCATAGATGACCCGGTAAGAATGTACCTGAAAGAAATTGGGAAAGTCCCTCTACTTACTCCTGAGGAAGAAATTGAGTTAGCCCAGAGAATGGAAAAAGGAGATCAGGAAGCGAAGAGGCGTTTAGCTGAAGCAAACTTAAGGCTTGTTGTAAGTATTGCTAAACGATATGTTGGACGCGGAATGTTGTTTCTTGATTTGATTCAGGAGGGGAATTTAGGGCTGATTAAGGCTGTAGAAAAATTTGATTATAAAAAAGGATATAAGTTTAGTACTTATGCAACCTGGTGGATACGCCAGGCGATTACCAGGGCAATTGCCGACCAGGCAAGGACTATCAGAATTCCGGTTCATATGGTAGAAACCATCAACAAATTAATACGTGTTTCCAGGCAATTGCTGCAGGAGCTTGGCCGGGAACCGCAGCCTGAAGAAATTGCTAAAGAAATGGGGATGTCTATTGATAAAGTCAGAGAGATCATGAAGATAGCACAAGAACCTGTATCTTTGGAGACGCCTATAGGGGAAGAAGAAGACAGCCATTTAGGAGACTTTATACCCGACGATGATGCTCCTGCACCTGCTGAAGCAGCATCATTTACACTATTAAAAGAACAGCTTATAGATGTTTTAGATACACTTACCCCTAGAGAAGAAAAAGTATTAAGGTTGAGATTTGGATTGGATGATGGTAGAGCAAGAACACTTGAAGAAGTGGGAAAAGAGTTTAACGTTACCCGGGAAAGAATTAGACAGATTGAAGCAAAAGCACTAAGGAAGTTGAGACATCCTAGTAGAAGTAAAAAACTAAAAGATTATCTGGATTAA
- a CDS encoding mandelate racemase/muconate lactonizing enzyme family protein, which yields MKITDIEVEKLQLKLYKPFKVSLGVIEHYDTVIVKITTDEGVSGIGESSPIEFVTGESVDTVAFVIKAIAKQIIGMDPLNIEAIHHVMDRYITNNTSAKAGIDIALFDIKGKVMNAPLYKVLGGFSNQVETDITLSIAEPKEMAQAAKEKVDSGFKILKVKAGINPEKDIETVRLIREAVGSSIKIRMDANQGWTVADAVMVMKAVEKYGVQAVEQPRPYWDIDGTAHIRSKVNVKVMVDESVFSPVDAMKVVKKEAADIINIKLMKSGGIYKAEQINAIAQAAGLTCMVGCMLESRIGIAAGAHFVASKKNILDADLDGFMVCQECEGISGGFDIEGGTMTLSDKPGIGVDVNM from the coding sequence ATGAAAATTACTGATATTGAAGTGGAAAAGCTCCAGCTTAAATTATATAAGCCGTTTAAAGTATCTCTGGGAGTGATTGAACACTATGATACAGTTATTGTTAAAATCACTACTGATGAAGGGGTAAGTGGAATTGGGGAGAGCTCGCCTATTGAGTTTGTAACCGGTGAAAGTGTTGATACAGTAGCTTTTGTGATAAAGGCTATTGCCAAGCAGATAATAGGTATGGATCCGCTGAATATTGAGGCTATTCACCATGTTATGGATAGATACATAACAAACAATACATCTGCAAAAGCCGGTATTGACATAGCTTTATTCGATATCAAAGGCAAGGTTATGAACGCACCGCTTTATAAGGTTCTAGGCGGTTTTTCAAATCAAGTGGAGACAGATATAACATTATCAATAGCTGAACCAAAGGAAATGGCTCAAGCAGCAAAGGAAAAAGTAGATAGTGGCTTTAAAATACTTAAAGTAAAAGCCGGAATTAACCCTGAAAAGGATATAGAAACAGTCAGACTAATAAGAGAAGCGGTAGGTAGCAGTATTAAGATTAGAATGGACGCAAACCAGGGATGGACCGTAGCAGATGCAGTTATGGTTATGAAAGCTGTTGAAAAATATGGCGTGCAAGCTGTAGAGCAGCCTAGACCGTACTGGGACATAGATGGAACCGCTCATATACGGAGCAAGGTTAATGTTAAGGTAATGGTGGATGAAAGCGTATTCTCACCTGTAGATGCTATGAAAGTCGTAAAGAAGGAAGCAGCGGACATCATCAATATCAAGCTTATGAAATCAGGTGGAATATATAAGGCTGAACAGATAAATGCAATTGCCCAGGCTGCAGGCTTAACATGTATGGTAGGCTGCATGCTTGAAAGCAGAATAGGTATAGCAGCAGGGGCTCATTTTGTAGCTTCTAAGAAGAATATATTAGATGCAGACCTGGATGGATTTATGGTTTGCCAGGAATGTGAAGGAATCAGTGGTGGATTTGATATAGAGGGTGGAACGATGACACTTTCCGATAAGCCTGGTATTGGAGTAGATGTAAACATGTAG